The following coding sequences lie in one Ostrea edulis chromosome 8, xbOstEdul1.1, whole genome shotgun sequence genomic window:
- the LOC125662084 gene encoding uncharacterized protein LOC125662084: protein MDPRAQDVLLCDLCETDPLQYLCEHCDINLCTDCASKHLSDSSKKHKIAPYHLHRKFTPKYSKCLKHADKDCEMYCESCHIPVCSTCISSGKHKGHDISDILEKLGSKKQRIQKDLEELEEKIYPRYTKISSAVQTEKAEVQTNYGKLATTADQQGEVLHREVTAIVNKRKADIAETKTKHLSLLDKQTDEITHRMTEINQVILEMKNILDTNDISLTSTYKSRNDEFNKLPPTIKVTLPSLSTPTINTETLNEMFGSLTSLSVTTVKPLLAEPRLTAAIDTGYNTLSSVSCLSEDQVWTRGDSETMKLLNLQSKLLTSIQTKSGKWPRDIAVTRDGDLVYTDYSNNTVNLIKNKKIQTVITLQGWRPLSVCCTADNNLLVTMDSDDGEQSKVVRYSGSTETQSIQFDDQGRPLYSSDAYNKYLSENKNLDICVADSKASAVVVVNQSGKLRFRYTGHPSNTEQSFSPAGITTDSQSHILTADTNNHRIHILDQDGQFLRYIHCDLGYPYCLCVDIRDNLFVADPVTAKVKKIQYLSTQC from the coding sequence ATGGACCCGCGTGCTCAGGACGTCCTattgtgtgacctctgtgaaactgACCCCCTACAGTATCTCTGTGAACATTGCGATATCAATCTTTGTACTGACTGTGCCAGTAAACATCTCTCAGATTCCTCTAAAAAACACAAAATCGCACCCTATCATTTACACAGAAAGTTTACTCCTAAATACTCAAAATGTCTGAAACACGCCGACAAAGATTGCGAAATGTACTGTGAGAGCTGTCacattcctgtctgttctacctgcaTCTCCTCAGGTAAACACAAAGGCCacgatatatcagatattctggaaaaactcGGCTCTAAAAAACAACGCATACAAAAAGATTTAGAAGAACTCGAGGAGAAGATTTACCCCCGATATACGAAAATTTCCTCCGCTGTCCAAACTGAGAAAGCCGAAGTACAAACGAATTACGGAAAACTAGCCACAACTGCTGACCAACAAGGAGAAGTCTTGCACCGCGAGgtcaccgccattgtcaacaaACGGAAAGCAGATATTGCAGAGACAAAAACTAAACATCTCTCTCTATTAGATAAACAAACAGATGAAATCACGCACAGAATGACTGAAATCAACCAGGTCATTCTAGAAATGAAAAACATCCTGGACACCAACGACATCTCCTTAACATCAACTTACAAATCTAGAAATGATGAATTCAATAAACTGCCTCCTACAATCAAAGTTACATTACCAAGCTTATCTACTCCAACAATTAACACAGAAACACTTAACGAGATGTTTGGTTCATTAACCTCACTCTCCGTTACaacagtcaaaccactgctagCTGAACCGCGACTTACCGCcgccatagacactgggtataacACACTAtccagtgttagctgtctgagtgaagatcaagtctggacacgcGGGGATAGCGAAaccatgaagctgctcaacctccagagtaaactactgacatcaatacaaaccaagtcagggaagTGGCCAcgggacatagcagtgacacgggacggagatcttgtttatactgactataGTAATAACACCGTgaacttaattaagaataaaaagatacagaccgtgatcacactacaggggtggagacctcTCTCTGTCTGCTGTACCGCGGATAAcaatctcctggttaccatggacAGTGATGATGGAgaacaatccaaagtcgtgcgttactccggctccacagagacacaaagcattcagtttgatgatcagggtcgtcctctctactcaTCTGATGCTTACAAtaaatacctcagtgagaacaagaacctggatatctgtgtggctgacagtaaagctagtgcagtagtggtggtcaatcagtcaggaaaactccgatttagatacactggtcatccctctaataccgagCAATCATTTAGTCCAgccggcatcactacagacagccagagtcacatcctgacagcagacactaacaatcaccgtatccacatcctagatcaggacggacagttcctccgttacattcactgtgatttaggGTATCCATActgtttatgtgtggacatcagagacaatcTCTTTGTGGCTGACCCTgtcactgctaaagtgaagaaaatccaatatctatcaacacagtgttaa